A stretch of DNA from Paramormyrops kingsleyae isolate MSU_618 chromosome 15, PKINGS_0.4, whole genome shotgun sequence:
TGTAAATTATGCAAGCCACACACAACCCCTTACCTGTGCGGACATGGCAAGGCCGAAAGTGTGACCaaaccaccatctgattggttgaaatgcacggAGATACTGCTGATCTGTGTcaatatgcatggattatctgaaggatatatattatttattattagtagtatcacacGTTgtgatgtattgatgcattgTCAGTAACTACTAACTTAAAAAATTTTCTACCTGCTAAGTAAAAAGTACTATACACTCCTGGGCAAAAAAATGGGCCAAAGCTTAATGTGCTATTTGGGTTTGGCTCATTTTTCTTTGCCCATGAGTGTAGAATggctgaatggaatggattcgtaatgcaaatcAACACAAGCTAATGCTAGTTTTACTAGTGTTTGATACTAACATAACATGGCCATTCTGACAGAGGTGCTCGTGGAAATTAGCGTCTCCGGTTTTGTCACTGTCTTGTTCCAAACCTAAAGTGAGCTGGAGCCGCGCTATAACAAGTATCTTTGCGTAGTACAGGTCGAGTAAGGCccggttcctgtatgccagtggaaaagcaacCTATATTGTGGGTAAATGTTTCATTGTTCTTCTGCTCATTTAGATCAAGGCAGACTTGGCGCCTTTGTGAAAATTCCCTGCTACTGCTTGTATATTGCTGAAATTCACTGCTGAAGCTGCATTTATGTAAAGTAGTATTGACAAGGAATGGTTCTTTGATGGAAGGACATTAACAATAAAAGGTTTGACTGTATATGTACTGCTTTGGTCTGGCCTTATACGGGATAGACGCTTGCATTTCTCAGAGAAGGTCACAGTGACATTTCTGACTAGTTTCTGTGGCTCATTCAGATTTTTAAACAACCCTGATCATTGTGGAACAGAATAGTTCTATGTTTTTACAGCTGCTGTTTAAATTCCCCAGTATTGAATATATGGTGGTGTTTACCTTTGTGTCAGTATGTTTTTCAGCATTTTGCTGCATCAAAAACTTCCTAGAATTTCTCCCTACCCTGTTGAATAGCATCAAGCTCTAACCGGACTGGAGAGACAACATAACCATAgatgtttattcatttttaactcTTTTTTTTCGGTGTGAATATGATGCAAAGAACACCCCCTCCCTTCACAAACCTCCattgtcatccatccatccatccatccatctatccgcTGTACGggtttgtcctattcagggtcatgggggacCAGAGCCCGTCCCAAAAGCTCTTAATATTCAAAAGCTATTCCAGTTAGTGGTTGGCTGTCAGTATAACTGGGGAATTGATTCAACGATGGTTGTAGTGTGTGACAATAGTGCAGTTCAACACTTACCAGGTTTGCAGCTTTGAGTTGGGCTGGCTGCTCGGCTAACGGTGCCTTTGTTTGCACGCTAAAGGGAAAGCCTGACCTGAACACGTCATTGCCAGTGCGACAAActgcatccatcttcaaacAGCCTGTCACCAAGGTCACCAATCACCCCAGCAACAAGGTGAAGACAGACCCCCAGAAAGCAATCGACCAGCCAAGACAGGTAAACTGCAGTCTACAGTGTTAGACCTTAGaatttggggagggggtgggggtgatggTTCAATCATGAGTCAGACTCTTTTAAAGTCCCCCCCCCATCTAGTAAACCAGGTTATAGGCAGAAGATGGTCTGATGAGGTTATGCCTTAAGCCAGGGCTTTTCAAGCCTGGCCCtccattccaaatccaggccttgtattcagttctcccaggtagttagtttaataatgactgattctgattggccagaggcttcacacctgactcacaggtaaaggaaagctggaaaaccagcagtgctcagtcctggaggaccgtgatttgaatagcctcCCTGGACAAAGCATAAAAGTATAGTCCTTGACTTGGACAGGTGAAATACGGCAAATGTTTAGcctttgtgtgtgcgtgtaggTATGTGTTGGTAAacagtgtgtttttttgtccACTCTACATGATGGATTGTTGAGTAATGAAAAAGATGTCCTTTTTTTGTGGTCTGGAAGCTGTTCTTGATTTCTAATGTGCCCTGTCCTATGTTATTTATGCTTGCAGCTGTTCTGGGAGAAGAAGCTTAGCGGCTTGAATGCTTTTGACATCGCGGAGGAGTTGGTGAAAACTATGGACCTTCCCAAGGGCCTTCAAGGTGAATGAGCGCGGAGGCTGGGTTGGCTGTGTTGCATTCGCAGCTATCCTGATCGCGCTGGGAGCAGTGCGGCATATTTGTCGTGGGTAACATTCTCAATCGCACGCGTTTATCGCGCCTCAGGAGTGGGCCCGGGGTGTACGGACAAGACCCTGCTTTCGGCCATCGCCAGTGCCCTGCACACCAGTGCTGCTCCCATTACGGGCCAGTTGTCGGCCGCCGTGGAGAAGAACCCGGGGGTGTGGCTCAACACATCGCAGCCCCTCTGCAAAGCCTTCATAGTGACGGATGAAGATATCAGGTACCCACTCTGATTGGAGATTCTGCAAGGAGAGCAAGAGGCCATGTGTAATGATTATTTGTCTGCCATCTTTCTTCCATTTACCCTGTGTCGTAACTGTCGGTGCAGAAAATGAGCAGGGTAGTCGTGCTTTCTtcaattgcatttttttccacatgCAAATCTGATACGAAAATGCGATTCCTTTGGGCTCCATGTAAAATGTGACAGTTTTTCTGAGGCATCGCCTGCTTATGCACAAAAGGAAAAGGCTTCGAGGTTTACAGGCATACTTGCCGTTTCCTGAATCAGGAAGCAGGAGGAGCTGGTGTACAGCGTGAGGAAGAAGCTAGAGGAGGCGCTGATGGCTGACATGCTGGCCCACGTGGAGGAGGCGTCCAACGACGGGGATACGCTCAAAGAGGAGGGGAGCGGAAACGACGACATGGAAACGGTATAGCAGAGGTAGGCTGTGCCAAGCTCTGCAGGAGGTTCCTAGTGCCCAGCTGGTCCTCAGGTGGTGCTCAAGTAGCAGGTCCTGGTATCTCCACTGTTAAAAACGATGTATAACAGACAGCGAGTATCTGTACCATAACTGGCATGCAACATTTGAGTTTGTGTTTAGGCTGATGCTAACCTAAGTGCTGGTTCTTAAGTTAGCATCAGTccgttttttatttatttattatgaaacattagCTAGTTACATTACGAAGCATTACTAATTAACGTTTATAACTATTTGCtcttttttttgctgtgtagattttgtatttgtatttcacATGTACAGATAAACGTACAAAGACGGGCATCACACATAGTTTGAGTAAATCCACGGACAAGACATTGGTGTGGCTTAATAATCCCTGGATTTATTCAGATGCAGCTCATTCAAAACTTCAGTTTCACCAGAGTCATTTGACTGACTGTCACTGTGTCGAACATAGACTCGGGAGAGCAAGCACCAGTTTTTGATTGTGTAAGGAAACGTGTCACGGTTGCTCTTTGCAGGCCAATACTGAATACAAATCAGTGAACCACTCAAACTTTTTACATATCATACTGTTTTGTGTTGTTTCCCCCCTTTTTAAAGTTATATGTAACATTTAATAATTTACTCAGTACTACTGATGCGGCCTCTACTGTAATTTCCGCATGTTTTCAGCAAATGCTAAAATCAAACAAAACGTTTAACACTGGGGAGGGAAAAGGTTTACATACACTGCATTGttaaccccctccccacattcTGACGACATGGGTTTGCAGTTTCAAACGGGCAATTTTCTGGTGCTGCAGCCAATTTTTAAGGCATGGCAACAGTTAATTTGCAGTGGAAAGGTACGGAATTGGTTTCAAATTACTCACCAGCAACCAACATTTCTTTGTTCTGTTTGGCACAGTTCATATGGTATTGTGGCTACCTGGTGTGGTCTTATCCAAAACTAATACCCCTATTTTTATGTGTATTAAACTACTGCAACTGAAGTATTAATGCATGGTGTTCTTGCGTGGTTAATTGTAGTCGTTATTACTTTTTTGTTTCTAAGCATATAATTCATATTTTGAGGCACCAGCCCACATTTAAGAGTCATAGTCATTTACATTATGTTTATGTAGCAAACACTTCTGTCCAAAGCAACTTGCAAATCAGAATCGGTGAGCAGGGTCACACGATGCTCTTGAGCAGTTGGTGTAACGTCCCTCTGCTAGCCAAGGGATTTGAAACGGTGACCTTTGCCAAACAAACCCATAGAACCTTGCACTGAATACCCCTGGTGGACAGAAGATTCTGGAATACAGGACTggttttataaaactgaatgtTCATTTTCTGCAATGTTAAAACTGAGCAAATGAACTATTTATGCAATCTCATGCTGAACTAGAAAAATGTATGAATTGTTGGTGTAAAAGATTTGTCTGTCAAAGTGTCAACCTTTTACCATTACAAAGCCTCTTCACAAGTCACCCGAGTAACTGCACTTGCTGTCATATTTTTATGAGCAGCATATGAAGTGAGTTAAATGTCTATGAACTGGGCTCATGATGACAATGGTATTCATTGCATGATGGAAGAAATCAATATTGAAACAGGACAAATCCTGGCCTTATAAGGTTTGCTGCAAAAGTCATAAGCACCAATTCTCTATTCTGGAAGGGCACTGGAGATGGAATCTAAGTATACAAAATCCTGAGAGCAGTAAACATGGCTGTTTCCTCTGATAAGAGAACATGATACCACGACTGAGAAGGAGACCAGTGTAGCCCAGAACAAAGAAACGGTTCTTCATGTAAAGTGTACTGAAGGTTTTAAGTAACACTTGTTCCTTGGCTTTTGAATGTCTATATGAGAAGTGGACTGAAGGATGTCCTTTTTGTTTGACATTTTTATGTGTGagtttaatcttttttttttttttttggggggggggggtcctttgcTGCAGTGAGCATTAATTTTATTGCATATTATGTTTGAAATTTATCAGATGTTAACTGGCTCATGTATAGTGTACAGACTGAATAGttgttcatttgtgtaaataGGTTGCTAATCAATAGGAAAAAGTCACTCGAATGTCATGTATAcaccaatttaaaaaaaaaaaaaaaaggcaaaatagTGACTTATAACCACACTTGTACCAAAAATGCCCGTCACGATCAGTGTTTTGTAAAATGATCGATCGCTCTTCCTAGACTTAGTAGTTGAAATATGTGTTAATTGGCTGCAGTAGTTCAGTGTGACAGAAGATCTCTATgaaaccttttctttttctttcaggACTGGAGGGTGCAGTAGGGCTGCCTGGAACGCAGGATTACCCCTAGTTCTTCACAGGACCCCGACCAAGACCCCTGTACCAAACCAACAAAACACTGCTGTCCCTTTCCCTGACTCGTCTCCCTGACTCTGCCTCGTCTCCCTTTCCCTGCCTCGTTTCCCTGACTCTGCCTTGTCCTCAGCCTTTGACCCAGCACAGCATGGAGACATCTGGCCTCACTGCTAGGAAAGTCTCCAGTTACAATCCTGAATCAAATTGATTAGTTACATAATATGAatctttcattttaaataatattttaaggTGCAAAGTAATGGGAGAAGTTTACAGTAGGTCTGcaaaatcagtgtttttttttttcttttagtttgactttttatatacatttgcttttatggACTAGGATGGTAACTGTGTTAACTAGGAATGGTATTATGACAATCTTGTCAACTGTATCCAACCCATATGCACAAACTTTCTTGTAAGAAAGACTTTTAAGAAGTGTGTGTTAAAAAATTGACATCCAAATTTCTGACGACCGACTGGTTATATCTTGCCCCATTTCTTTTTGGACTTTTCTTCCAACCAATGAGATGTTAAGAGAGTGcagtgcgttttttttttttttggatggggaggggggtgtcctAGTATTCCAGCTTTCTCCAGATGTAAAGGAAGGACTTGAATGACTgaaagagggggggggagggggggtaacaaagtgccacttttttttttttttaagcatttgtGTGATTTGATTACAAAATAAACTTAATATTGGGCATGAAGGTGATAATGACCGTTGTTTCGTAATGGTTGCCAAAatgtatattcttttttttttttttttttttaccaaagaAACTTAATCACATTTTAGATATTAACTATCCTGCGCAGTCAGTCTGATCTACAGCTTGGTAGGATCTCACCTTACGGTGCACACCGTCCATATTTATTTCCAATGTTCTCATGCCCCCAATTATGACTTAATGGATTTTTGGCTTGTTTAATAAATTGGGCTCTTTATGGCAGTACGGTATATCCCAGTCCCCAGTTGTCATCGCATTATTCTGTATTTGCTTACAGTCTGCTTTGTCCTTGGAGCATGCAGACTCCTTTTATTAGGTATTATACCTCTCAATCAACACATCCATCCTGTTTTAACATCCAGTCTGTTATGTTATAAATTATTGTGAACTTTGTCCCATCACAAGTGCTGCTTCCTCTGTCCATCACTTAAGCTCGATGAAAGTAATagtaaaaaacaaacatttgttAATTCTCCCTCAGTTAAT
This window harbors:
- the LOC111860284 gene encoding methyl-CpG-binding domain protein 3 isoform X4 gives rise to the protein MERKRWECSALPKGWKREEVTRKSGLSAGKSDVYYFSPAGKKFRSKPQLARYLGNSMDLSSFDFRTGKMLMSKLNKNRQRVRYDNNNQTKGKPDLNTSLPVRQTASIFKQPVTKVTNHPSNKVKTDPQKAIDQPRQLFWEKKLSGLNAFDIAEELVKTMDLPKGLQGVGPGCTDKTLLSAIASALHTSAAPITGQLSAAVEKNPGVWLNTSQPLCKAFIVTDEDIRKQEELVYSVRKKLEEALMADMLAHVEEASNDGDTLKEEGSGNDDMETV
- the LOC111860284 gene encoding methyl-CpG-binding domain protein 3 isoform X1 gives rise to the protein MAVYGRQIVQVEGGDYGHYSSFHHRNRMLSLLCTGNDPRCPFLSRSEEEEEEQRRGRGEAGRVYSLCPAGKKFRSKPQLARYLGNSMDLSSFDFRTGKMLMSKLNKNRQRVRYDNNNQTKGKPDLNTSLPVRQTASIFKQPVTKVTNHPSNKVKTDPQKAIDQPRQLFWEKKLSGLNAFDIAEELVKTMDLPKGLQGVGPGCTDKTLLSAIASALHTSAAPITGQLSAAVEKNPGVWLNTSQPLCKAFIVTDEDIRKQEELVYSVRKKLEEALMADMLAHVEEASNDGDTLKEEGSGNDDMETV
- the LOC111860284 gene encoding methyl-CpG-binding domain protein 3 isoform X5, which gives rise to MDKNDRSEEEEEEQRRGRGEAGRVYSLCPAGKKFRSKPQLARYLGNSMDLSSFDFRTGKMLMSKLNKNRQRVRYDNNNQTKGKPDLNTSLPVRQTASIFKQPVTKVTNHPSNKVKTDPQKAIDQPRQLFWEKKLSGLNAFDIAEELVKTMDLPKGLQGVGPGCTDKTLLSAIASALHTSAAPITGQLSAAVEKNPGVWLNTSQPLCKAFIVTDEDIRKQEELVYSVRKKLEEALMADMLAHVEEASNDGDTLKEEGSGNDDMETV
- the LOC111860284 gene encoding methyl-CpG-binding domain protein 3 isoform X6, producing MERKSRSEEEEEEQRRGRGEAGRVYSLCPAGKKFRSKPQLARYLGNSMDLSSFDFRTGKMLMSKLNKNRQRVRYDNNNQTKGKPDLNTSLPVRQTASIFKQPVTKVTNHPSNKVKTDPQKAIDQPRQLFWEKKLSGLNAFDIAEELVKTMDLPKGLQGVGPGCTDKTLLSAIASALHTSAAPITGQLSAAVEKNPGVWLNTSQPLCKAFIVTDEDIRKQEELVYSVRKKLEEALMADMLAHVEEASNDGDTLKEEGSGNDDMETV
- the LOC111860284 gene encoding methyl-CpG-binding domain protein 3 isoform X8, which translates into the protein MERKRSEEEEEEQRRGRGEAGRVYSLCPAGKKFRSKPQLARYLGNSMDLSSFDFRTGKMLMSKLNKNRQRVRYDNNNQTKGKPDLNTSLPVRQTASIFKQPVTKVTNHPSNKVKTDPQKAIDQPRQLFWEKKLSGLNAFDIAEELVKTMDLPKGLQGVGPGCTDKTLLSAIASALHTSAAPITGQLSAAVEKNPGVWLNTSQPLCKAFIVTDEDIRKQEELVYSVRKKLEEALMADMLAHVEEASNDGDTLKEEGSGNDDMETV
- the LOC111860284 gene encoding methyl-CpG-binding domain protein 3 isoform X10, coding for MDKNDPAGKKFRSKPQLARYLGNSMDLSSFDFRTGKMLMSKLNKNRQRVRYDNNNQTKGKPDLNTSLPVRQTASIFKQPVTKVTNHPSNKVKTDPQKAIDQPRQLFWEKKLSGLNAFDIAEELVKTMDLPKGLQGVGPGCTDKTLLSAIASALHTSAAPITGQLSAAVEKNPGVWLNTSQPLCKAFIVTDEDIRKQEELVYSVRKKLEEALMADMLAHVEEASNDGDTLKEEGSGNDDMETV
- the LOC111860284 gene encoding methyl-CpG-binding domain protein 3 isoform X7 → MDKNESEEEEEEQRRGRGEAGRVYSLCPAGKKFRSKPQLARYLGNSMDLSSFDFRTGKMLMSKLNKNRQRVRYDNNNQTKGKPDLNTSLPVRQTASIFKQPVTKVTNHPSNKVKTDPQKAIDQPRQLFWEKKLSGLNAFDIAEELVKTMDLPKGLQGVGPGCTDKTLLSAIASALHTSAAPITGQLSAAVEKNPGVWLNTSQPLCKAFIVTDEDIRKQEELVYSVRKKLEEALMADMLAHVEEASNDGDTLKEEGSGNDDMETV
- the LOC111860284 gene encoding methyl-CpG-binding domain protein 3 isoform X2; the protein is MERKRWECSALPKGWKREEVTRKSGLSAGKSDVYYFSRSEEEEEEQRRGRGEAGRVYSLCPAGKKFRSKPQLARYLGNSMDLSSFDFRTGKMLMSKLNKNRQRVRYDNNNQTKGKPDLNTSLPVRQTASIFKQPVTKVTNHPSNKVKTDPQKAIDQPRQLFWEKKLSGLNAFDIAEELVKTMDLPKGLQGVGPGCTDKTLLSAIASALHTSAAPITGQLSAAVEKNPGVWLNTSQPLCKAFIVTDEDIRKQEELVYSVRKKLEEALMADMLAHVEEASNDGDTLKEEGSGNDDMETV
- the LOC111860284 gene encoding methyl-CpG-binding domain protein 3 isoform X3 gives rise to the protein MERKRWECSALPKGWKREEVTRKSGLSAGKSDVYYFRSEEEEEEQRRGRGEAGRVYSLCPAGKKFRSKPQLARYLGNSMDLSSFDFRTGKMLMSKLNKNRQRVRYDNNNQTKGKPDLNTSLPVRQTASIFKQPVTKVTNHPSNKVKTDPQKAIDQPRQLFWEKKLSGLNAFDIAEELVKTMDLPKGLQGVGPGCTDKTLLSAIASALHTSAAPITGQLSAAVEKNPGVWLNTSQPLCKAFIVTDEDIRKQEELVYSVRKKLEEALMADMLAHVEEASNDGDTLKEEGSGNDDMETV
- the LOC111860284 gene encoding methyl-CpG-binding domain protein 3 isoform X9; translation: MERKSPAGKKFRSKPQLARYLGNSMDLSSFDFRTGKMLMSKLNKNRQRVRYDNNNQTKGKPDLNTSLPVRQTASIFKQPVTKVTNHPSNKVKTDPQKAIDQPRQLFWEKKLSGLNAFDIAEELVKTMDLPKGLQGVGPGCTDKTLLSAIASALHTSAAPITGQLSAAVEKNPGVWLNTSQPLCKAFIVTDEDIRKQEELVYSVRKKLEEALMADMLAHVEEASNDGDTLKEEGSGNDDMETV